A single genomic interval of Antricoccus suffuscus harbors:
- a CDS encoding gamma carbonic anhydrase family protein, producing the protein MQSDYVYETAIGRPKVAEDAFIAPTACVVGDVEFGPRSSLWYGAVARGDTSSIKIGADTNIQDCSTLHSDPTFPLTVGDRVSVGHSVVLHGATVHDDVLIGMGAVVMNGCDIGSWTIVAAGAVVTQGTIVPEGSLVAGVPAKVIRQATDKDRAQIAANAESYTGRLDIHRRAKRVPLR; encoded by the coding sequence ATGCAGTCTGACTATGTCTACGAAACCGCGATCGGCCGGCCAAAGGTCGCCGAGGATGCGTTCATCGCGCCGACCGCATGCGTCGTCGGTGACGTGGAGTTCGGCCCGCGCTCGAGCCTCTGGTACGGCGCGGTCGCCCGCGGTGACACCTCGTCGATCAAGATCGGCGCTGACACCAACATCCAGGACTGCAGCACGCTGCACTCCGACCCGACGTTTCCGCTCACCGTCGGCGACCGCGTGTCGGTCGGGCACAGCGTCGTACTGCACGGCGCGACCGTGCACGACGACGTACTGATCGGTATGGGCGCGGTCGTCATGAACGGCTGCGACATCGGCTCCTGGACGATCGTCGCCGCCGGCGCCGTCGTCACCCAGGGGACCATCGTCCCCGAAGGCAGTCTGGTCGCCGGCGTACCGGCGAAGGTCATCCGTCAGGCCACCGACAAGGACCGCGCCCAGATCGCCGCCAATGCCGAGTCGTACACCGGCCGGCTCGACATCCACCGGCGCGCAAAGCGCGTGCCGCTGCGCTAG
- a CDS encoding (Fe-S)-binding protein → MTLYNWILFVIGAAVTIVAVVLFVRTIRRMFATIKFGQPDKSRTNDPGARTKTMLRESVGHTRMLKWTWIGAAHWFVFAGFIGLFLVLVESFGLVINPEWDLPIIGHWGPWGLFTEILTWVGLVGIIALMLVRQFNHPRNPERKSRFSGSSFWQAYYVEYTILGVLLAHVVVRALKYSAEAPFFSTWAAPLSKALGNGFHAAGLSPSASLKLISLVALIDILISFAWMITISLNPAMGVAWHRFLAFFNIYFKRNADGAVSLGALQPMKSGGEPLDFEEADPEKDLFGVSQVEHFTWKGLLDFSTCTECGRCQSQCPAWNTGKPLSPKLMVMGLRDHLWEKAPYLAAGGGKDTMGEEKATEEQLAHAGLDVLALAGAERPLIGDASDNAVFDVDALWSCTMCGACVEQCPVDIEHIDHIVDMRRYQVLIESAFPSEAGVMLKNIENKGNPWGMSPNAREDWMSGLDFEVPKIEGEIPEDIEYLFWVGCAGALEDRAKKVTRAVAELLNIAGVKYGVLGSGESCTGDPARRLGNEFVFQGQAMQNVEVLNAVFENRPEKAQRKIVATCPHCFNTLSNEYPQVGGDYEVMHHTQLLGKLLEEGKLTPVQPVDGKVTYHDPCYLGRHNKVYTPPREVLSAVMGIQTEEMHRCKDRGFCCGAGGARMWMEERIGKRINVERMDEALSLDPDIVSTACPFCITMLSDAVTAKKQSGEAREEVEVLDVSQILMRSLKANPPGAHATDAAPEPEPAPSS, encoded by the coding sequence ATGACGCTGTATAACTGGATCTTGTTCGTGATCGGCGCCGCGGTGACCATTGTGGCCGTCGTGCTGTTCGTCAGAACCATCCGGCGGATGTTCGCGACGATTAAGTTCGGACAGCCGGACAAGAGCCGGACCAACGACCCCGGCGCGCGTACCAAGACCATGCTGCGCGAGAGTGTCGGTCACACCCGCATGCTGAAGTGGACGTGGATCGGCGCTGCACACTGGTTCGTTTTCGCCGGTTTCATCGGACTGTTCCTGGTGCTCGTCGAGAGCTTCGGCCTAGTAATCAATCCCGAATGGGATCTACCGATTATCGGGCACTGGGGTCCCTGGGGCCTGTTCACCGAGATCCTCACGTGGGTGGGCCTAGTCGGCATCATCGCGCTGATGCTGGTCCGCCAGTTCAACCATCCGCGCAATCCCGAACGCAAGAGCCGCTTCAGCGGATCGTCGTTCTGGCAGGCGTACTACGTCGAATACACGATCCTCGGGGTCCTGCTCGCGCACGTGGTGGTCCGCGCGCTGAAGTACTCGGCCGAGGCGCCATTCTTCTCGACCTGGGCCGCGCCCCTGTCCAAGGCTCTCGGCAACGGCTTCCACGCCGCAGGCCTGAGTCCCTCGGCCTCGCTCAAGCTGATCAGCCTGGTTGCCCTCATCGACATCCTGATCTCGTTCGCGTGGATGATTACGATCTCACTCAACCCCGCCATGGGCGTTGCCTGGCACCGCTTCCTCGCATTCTTCAACATCTACTTCAAGCGCAACGCCGACGGCGCGGTCTCGCTCGGTGCGCTGCAGCCGATGAAGTCCGGTGGCGAACCGCTCGACTTCGAGGAAGCCGATCCAGAGAAGGACCTCTTCGGCGTCAGCCAGGTCGAGCACTTCACCTGGAAAGGTCTGCTCGACTTCTCCACCTGCACCGAGTGCGGCCGCTGCCAGTCACAGTGCCCCGCATGGAACACCGGCAAGCCACTGTCGCCCAAGCTGATGGTGATGGGGCTGCGCGATCATCTGTGGGAGAAGGCGCCGTACCTCGCCGCCGGCGGCGGTAAAGACACCATGGGTGAAGAGAAGGCGACCGAGGAACAGCTCGCGCACGCGGGTCTCGACGTACTGGCACTGGCTGGGGCCGAGCGTCCCCTGATCGGTGACGCTTCGGACAACGCGGTCTTTGACGTCGATGCTCTCTGGTCCTGCACGATGTGCGGTGCCTGCGTAGAGCAGTGCCCCGTCGACATCGAGCACATCGACCACATCGTCGACATGCGTCGCTACCAGGTGCTCATCGAGTCGGCGTTCCCGTCCGAAGCCGGCGTTATGCTCAAGAACATCGAGAACAAGGGCAACCCGTGGGGCATGAGCCCCAATGCCCGCGAAGACTGGATGAGCGGCCTCGACTTCGAGGTACCGAAGATCGAGGGCGAGATCCCCGAGGACATCGAATACCTCTTCTGGGTCGGTTGCGCCGGCGCTCTGGAGGACCGCGCCAAGAAGGTCACCCGCGCCGTCGCCGAACTGCTCAACATCGCCGGTGTCAAGTACGGCGTACTCGGCTCCGGCGAGTCCTGCACCGGCGACCCGGCACGTCGACTCGGCAACGAGTTCGTCTTCCAGGGCCAGGCCATGCAAAACGTCGAGGTCCTCAACGCGGTCTTCGAAAACCGTCCCGAAAAGGCGCAGCGCAAGATCGTCGCGACGTGTCCGCATTGCTTCAACACGCTCTCCAACGAGTACCCGCAAGTCGGCGGCGACTACGAGGTCATGCACCACACGCAACTGCTCGGCAAGCTCCTCGAAGAGGGCAAGTTGACGCCGGTGCAGCCGGTCGACGGCAAGGTCACCTACCACGACCCGTGCTACCTCGGCCGCCACAACAAGGTCTACACGCCGCCGCGCGAGGTCCTCTCCGCGGTCATGGGCATCCAGACCGAGGAGATGCACCGTTGTAAGGACCGCGGCTTCTGCTGCGGCGCCGGCGGCGCGCGCATGTGGATGGAAGAGCGGATCGGCAAACGCATCAACGTCGAGCGCATGGACGAGGCCTTGTCGCTGGATCCGGACATCGTCTCCACGGCCTGCCCGTTCTGCATCACGATGCTCAGCGACGCCGTGACCGCCAAGAAGCAGTCCGGTGAGGCCCGCGAAGAGGTCGAGGTCCTCGACGTCTCGCAGATCCTCATGCGCTCGCTCAAAGCCAACCCGCCCGGCGCCCATGCCACCGATGCCGCACCGGAACCGGAGCCGGCTCCCAGTAGCTGA